GCCTTATCATCAGCAACACCGGTTCCCGGCGCATTGACCAAAACCACATTTCCTTTTCGATAGGCTTCAAACAGTCCGGGCGTGCCTAACATGGAATCAGATCGAAAGACTAATGGATCCAGAAAGTCGTCATCCACACGCCGATAAATCACATCCACCTTTAGCAAACCTTTTGTGGTTTTCATAAACACATAATCATCCTTAACGACCAGGTCGCGCCCTTCAACCAATTCTGAGCCCATTTGTTGCGCAAGGTAAGCGTGCTCAAAGTACGCAGAATTATAGATTCCTGGCGTTAAAACGGCAATAGACGCGGGCGAAACATTTGTTAGGGATTCGATCATGTCTCGCAAATTGTGCGAATAATTATAAACCGGACGAACATTTAATTTTTCAAACAACTCAGGAAAAGTTCGCTTCAAAATTTCCCTGTTTTCTAACATGTAAGAAACTCCGGAAGGGCAGCGCAGATTATCTTCCAAAACATAAAAAGCGCCATCCTCACCTCGAATGATATCCGTTCCGGTAATATGACACCACACATTTTGAGGCGGCTTGAGGCCTTCGCATTGTTTTAAGTAAGTCGAACTGGAAAGGACTAACTCCTTCGGGATAATGTTGTCCTTCAGCACTTTTTGTTCATTGTAAATATCACCGATAAACAGGTTCAACGCCTCAATGCGCTGCTTGAGCCCTTTTTCCAAAGCATCCCAATCACTTCCGCTAATAATTCTTGGAATAATGTCTAATGGCAAAATGCGCTCAATACCTTGGTTGTCATTATAGACATTGAACGTCATTCCTAACGAAAGCTGCGCTCTATCGGTTGAATGCTGAAGGAAATTCAGCTTTCGTGCCCCCATTTGGTGTAATCGTTTCTTAAAAAGCGCATAATGAGGACGGACGTTTTTTTCCGCATCAAACATTTCATCATAAAAGCCTATCGTTTCGTAGTCGTCAAAATTTATTTTGGACATAGCTGGTTTGATATAAAAACAATTAGATAAATGAACATTTTTTCTACACTTTTTAAGCAAAAAGTACAAATTTGGTTCACTTTTCAATATACCGCTAAAACAGTGAAAATTGAAGATGTGTCGAATTTCACAGAGCGAAGTTCAGTGAAAATTCCAGAATAGATTTTTCGAAAAAAAAAGATGCTGCTTTTTTTCGCAGCACCTTTCTTAAAACTGACTATGGAAATACTTGAGCGTTAAGGTTTAAACTCGTCCCGAAAAATTTTCACCGGATCAATTTCAAATTTTGGGTCGAGTTTTTCTCGAATAATCGCATGAAATGCGTGCTTTTGCCTTTTTTGAACCCTAATGATAATTTTGCAGCGCCCGGCACAGGCCATTTTTCCTTCGGTAGTCAACTGCTTTTGAAAGAAAAAATGATAATCCAGATGACGCTCTTTCTCCTTAATAAAATAGTCCAAAATACGATTCCATCTCAATAAAGAACTTTTTTTGGTGGCGTAAATGCTCAGCAAAATGCCCTCTTCAAGCACCAACTTTTGTTCGGAGACAGCCGCCGCAATAAACCAAAACATGCTGGCAAGAAAATACATTAAAAACTTCATCACTGGCTGAGAATCGTTCATGCCTAACGCAATCCCCACACATATCAACTGAACCACACCATAAACAACCGGCAAAAGCGGATAGCCCCAAAGCAACCCGTGATTAATCGCAATTTTGACATTCTTTACTTTGGAACGCTTATAGAGCGCAACGAATGCCCAAACAGGCATCACAACCATGACGACATAAAAAAAGTAGGTCTC
Above is a window of Chloroherpeton thalassium ATCC 35110 DNA encoding:
- a CDS encoding circularly permuted type 2 ATP-grasp protein, which translates into the protein MSKINFDDYETIGFYDEMFDAEKNVRPHYALFKKRLHQMGARKLNFLQHSTDRAQLSLGMTFNVYNDNQGIERILPLDIIPRIISGSDWDALEKGLKQRIEALNLFIGDIYNEQKVLKDNIIPKELVLSSSTYLKQCEGLKPPQNVWCHITGTDIIRGEDGAFYVLEDNLRCPSGVSYMLENREILKRTFPELFEKLNVRPVYNYSHNLRDMIESLTNVSPASIAVLTPGIYNSAYFEHAYLAQQMGSELVEGRDLVVKDDYVFMKTTKGLLKVDVIYRRVDDDFLDPLVFRSDSMLGTPGLFEAYRKGNVVLVNAPGTGVADDKAVYAYIPRIIKYYLGEEPLLPNVQTYICTEKDDLSYVLENIDKLVIKQTDASGGYGMLIGPRSTKAEQEAFADKIKSSPRKYIAQPMINLSRVPTLVNETIEGRHVDLRPYVLYGKDIKIIPGALTRVALKKGSLVVNSSQGGGSKDTWVLD